The DNA window TTCAGATAATAAAAAAGATAAGGTAGCGAAGGAAATGTGGAATACCTCGCGTGCCCATATCGGTTTTTTTGCACCGGACACTCAGCTGGGCCTGGTGTGTATTGATAATCTGACGATTACGTCGTCCAAATAAAAGTTTTCGAGTCTTTAGGAAGTCAACCCATAGGATAGGTTGAGCCCTGTCGGTTTGCGGTTATTCTGTTTATTTATAAATGGAGTAATTATGAAACGTGTAACCTGCTTTTTTGCCGCAGCCCTGCTTGCCGGAGTATCCGTCACAGCGTCTGAAAAACCCAATGTTGTATTTATTCTGATTGATGATTTAAGTCATTACGGGATTACCGCCTATGGGGCTAACCGGATCAGTTCGACGCAAGGGTTTTTTAAAAACGTGGAGTTTGAGACGCCGCGTATTGACAGTCTGGCAAAAGATGGAATGAAGTGCGATTATGCCTATGCCTATCCGCTTTGTGAACCCACTCGGATTGCACTGATGAGCGGCATGAATAATATCCGGAACTACCATCAGTGCAAATCGCAGCATGCATCGGATATCACCTTCGGCGATCTGTTTCAGCGCGAAGATTATGAAACCTGCATTGTCGGAAAATGGAAACAGACGCGCGGCACGAAAAGTATTCCCGGGAAAGATTATATTTCCGAGTTCGGCTGGGATGAGTTCTGCTGTTTTGATGTGGTGACCGAGGGGTATCGCATGATTGATCCCGACATTGTGGAAAACGGGGAAATCATGAATTACAAAGGCATTGATCCGGTGACCGGGCGGCGCTGTTACGGACCGGATATTTTTAATCGGTACGCCCTCGATTTCATCGAACGTAATCAGGAGAAGCCGTTCTTTCTCTACTATTCCATGGTGCTGATGCACGACGAACATACGCCGACGCCGGACACAAAACCCGCCAGTATCTTTGATGAGCACGATATTTCAAAACCCACTGAATATGGATTTATGAAAGGGGACGACCGCCGCTATTTTCCGGATATGCTGGCGTATGCGGATAAAATGGTGGGACAGGTGCTGGATCAGCTGGAAAAGCTCGGACTGGATGATAATACGCTGGTTGTCGTAATGGGAGATAACGGCACGAAGGAATGTTTCGAACATGTGCTGCCCGACGGCACGGTATTCCGCGGCGACAAAGGAAGTAATAAAGAAGGCGGTCTTCATGTTCCGCTGCTGCTTCGGGCCCCCGGAAAAATTCCGGCGGGAAAATCGTATTCGGGCATGGTTAATCTGACCGATATTCTGCCGACGCTGTGCGACGCGGTCGGCATTGAACCGCCGAATAAAGAGGCCCTTGACGGCATCAGTTTCTGGCCGCAGGTGACCGGTAAAGCCTCTGCCGATCATCGTAAATGGATTTACACCTGGTATAACGGAAATAATAAATCCAGCGATCTGGATAACGTGGTTGAGTATGCTTTTACCAAGGAATTTAAACGGTATGCTCCGAGCAAGCTCTATCCTGAAGGCCGCTTTTTTGATCTGCGGACTGACCTTTTTGAGGAGGCGGGAGCCGAAAAGAAAAAGGTGCCCAAGGTCTGGAATAAATGGCACTACAGCGGACTCGATATCAATACACTGACTCCGGAACAGAAGCGCGCTTATGACGGTCTCGGTAAGATTCTGAAGCAGAATGCCTACGTTCCGGTTCAACGCCTGCAGATTGTCAAAGGCGAGGTGCCGCTTCGTGTTGGCGGCAGCAAGGAGCTGACGTGCCGCATCTATCCGCAAAACGCCACCCGGCGCGGCATCATCTGGAAATCCAGCGATTCCTCCATCGCATCGGTCGACAAGTTCGGTGTTGTGACCGGCCACAAAAAAGGGAAGGTTGAAATTACGGCCTATTCCTGGGACGACGCCGTTCCGCTGGCTGACCACAAAAGCGAGGAATACGCAACCGACGGAATTCAGCACAGCGTGAAACTTACAGTCTCAAAATAAGTTCAGTGCAATTTCCGGATTTCGGAAGCGAGGTATAAAAAAGGCGATCCCGACGGGATCGCCTTTTCAACGTTCAGATCTTTGGAATCAGCCTTTGATCATGGCGTTGATTGAAGCTTCTGCATGCGCCCAGTATTCGGCCGGCTCTTTCGAGAAACCGTCGTTTTCAGCGGCAAAGTAAGCGGCCTGCTCAATCATGGAATAAACCTGTTCGGCAGTGTAGTTCACTTTGGCGGTTTTTTTAACCGCGGCTTTTTTAGCAGCCTTCTTGGCCGTCTTTTTAGCCGGAGCCTTTTTAGCCGGAGCCTTTTTAGCCGGAGCTTTTTTAGCCGGGGCTTTTTTGACCGCTTTCTTGGCGGTTTTTTTAGCCGGAGCTTTTTTGACCGCTTTCTTGGCCGTCTTTTTCGCCGGGGCTTTTTTTGCAACGGCTTTTTTAGCCGGAGCCTTCTTTGTTGCTTTCTTTTTTGCAGCTTTCTTTGCAGCCATTATTTTTCTCCTGATTTTCTTCTTCCCACGTTTTTCCTACGTGCTGCGGGTAGAACTATATACTTAGTTAATGCTTGTAA is part of the Pontiella agarivorans genome and encodes:
- a CDS encoding sulfatase-like hydrolase/transferase; protein product: MKRVTCFFAAALLAGVSVTASEKPNVVFILIDDLSHYGITAYGANRISSTQGFFKNVEFETPRIDSLAKDGMKCDYAYAYPLCEPTRIALMSGMNNIRNYHQCKSQHASDITFGDLFQREDYETCIVGKWKQTRGTKSIPGKDYISEFGWDEFCCFDVVTEGYRMIDPDIVENGEIMNYKGIDPVTGRRCYGPDIFNRYALDFIERNQEKPFFLYYSMVLMHDEHTPTPDTKPASIFDEHDISKPTEYGFMKGDDRRYFPDMLAYADKMVGQVLDQLEKLGLDDNTLVVVMGDNGTKECFEHVLPDGTVFRGDKGSNKEGGLHVPLLLRAPGKIPAGKSYSGMVNLTDILPTLCDAVGIEPPNKEALDGISFWPQVTGKASADHRKWIYTWYNGNNKSSDLDNVVEYAFTKEFKRYAPSKLYPEGRFFDLRTDLFEEAGAEKKKVPKVWNKWHYSGLDINTLTPEQKRAYDGLGKILKQNAYVPVQRLQIVKGEVPLRVGGSKELTCRIYPQNATRRGIIWKSSDSSIASVDKFGVVTGHKKGKVEITAYSWDDAVPLADHKSEEYATDGIQHSVKLTVSK
- a CDS encoding DUF2934 domain-containing protein, producing the protein MAAKKAAKKKATKKAPAKKAVAKKAPAKKTAKKAVKKAPAKKTAKKAVKKAPAKKAPAKKAPAKKAPAKKTAKKAAKKAAVKKTAKVNYTAEQVYSMIEQAAYFAAENDGFSKEPAEYWAHAEASINAMIKG